A stretch of Geotrypetes seraphini chromosome 2, aGeoSer1.1, whole genome shotgun sequence DNA encodes these proteins:
- the LOC117354623 gene encoding gastrula zinc finger protein xLCGF3.1-like: MIHTGNKPFTCTECNKSFRWLSHLKRHQMIHMGNKPFTCTECNKSFTQLSDLKSHQRIHTGDKPYTCTECNKSFTRLSHLKSHQWIHTGEKPYTCTECNKSFTHLLTLKCHQMIHTGNKPFTCTECNKSFTLLSYLKRHQMIHTGEKPFTCTECNKRFSQLSNLKSHQRIHTGEKPFTCNECNESFIWPLELKIHQRIHTGEKPFTCIECNKSFTQLSYLKSHQMIHTGDKPFTCTECNKSFTQLSTLKYHQMIHMGNKPYTCTECTKSFIRPSELKIHQRIHTGEKPYTCNECNKSFISLPHLKSHQMIHTGNKPFTCTE; this comes from the coding sequence atgattcacacaggaAACAAACCGtttacatgtactgaatgtaataaaagcttcaggtggctttcacatctaaaacgtcatcaaatgattcacatgggaaacaaaccatttacatgtactgaatgtaataaaagcttcactcagctttcagatctaaaaagtcaccagaggatccatactggagacaaaccatatacatgtactgaatgtaataaaagcttcactcggctttcacatctaaaaagtcacCAGTGGatccatactggagagaaaccatatacatgtactgagtgtaataaaagcttcactcatctTTTAACTCTAAAATgtcatcaaatgattcacacaggaaacaaaccatttacatgtactgagtgtaataaaagttttactctgctttcatatctaaaacgtcatcaaatgattcacacgggagaaaagccatttacatgtactgagtgtaataaaaggttCAGtcaactttcaaatctaaaaagtcaccagaggatccatacaggagaaaaaccatttacatgtaacGAGTGTAATGAAAGCTTCATTTGGCCTTTAgagctaaaaattcaccagagaatccatacaggagaaaaaccatttacatgtattgagtgtaataaaagttttactcagctttcatatctaaaaagtcatcaaatgattcacacgggagacaaaccatttacatgtactgagtgtaataaaagcttcactcaactttCAACTCTAAAATAtcatcaaatgattcacatgggaaataaaccatatacatgtactgaatgtACTAAAAGCTTCATTCGGCCTTCAgagctaaaaattcaccagaggatccatacaggtgaaaaaccatatacatgtaacgagtgtaataaaagcttcattagTCTTCCACATCTAAAAAGTCACCAAATGATTCACacgggaaacaaaccatttacatgtactgaatga